Proteins encoded by one window of Nitrincola iocasae:
- the mpl gene encoding UDP-N-acetylmuramate:L-alanyl-gamma-D-glutamyl-meso-diaminopimelate ligase: MHIHILGICGTFMGSLAILAREAGHRVTGSDQNVYPPMSTQLEMQGIELIQGYDPVQLKPAPDLVIVGNAMSRGNPCVEYMLEQGLPYTSGPQWLHDHLLPGRWVLAVAGTHGKTTTATMLAWILDQAGMAPGFLIGGVPQGFDCSARLGSTPFFVIEADEYDTAFFDKRSKFVHYQPRTLIMNNLEYDHADIFPDLAAIQRQFHHLNRLVPGNGLLIRPADVPALDEVVAMGCWSERQLTGLHGQTEWSAHLLQSDGSHFAVYHQGVKLGEVNWSLSGDHNVMNGLNALVAARHVGVLPSQAIQALSEFSGVKRRMELLGQVGGVSVYDDFAHHPTAIATTLAGLRAQIGDAPLVAVIEPRSNTMRLGSHSDRLMASTEQADQVYWYQPPAMDWSLESLAADCPVPSEVCDDIDQLVEKLVRQARPGMHLVIMSNGGFGGIHAKLLSALKEQPYD, encoded by the coding sequence GTGCATATACATATTCTTGGTATCTGCGGAACCTTCATGGGGTCGCTGGCTATACTGGCACGGGAGGCGGGTCACCGGGTGACCGGTTCGGATCAAAATGTCTATCCGCCAATGAGTACGCAATTAGAAATGCAAGGTATTGAATTGATTCAGGGATATGACCCTGTTCAACTGAAACCTGCACCGGATCTGGTCATTGTCGGCAATGCCATGTCGCGCGGTAACCCCTGTGTGGAGTACATGCTGGAACAGGGGCTGCCTTATACTTCTGGACCGCAGTGGTTGCATGATCATCTGCTTCCCGGCCGCTGGGTGTTGGCGGTTGCCGGAACACATGGTAAAACGACGACAGCAACTATGCTGGCCTGGATACTGGATCAGGCCGGTATGGCGCCAGGCTTTTTGATTGGTGGTGTCCCGCAGGGCTTTGATTGTTCTGCACGACTGGGTAGTACGCCATTTTTTGTGATTGAAGCTGACGAATACGATACAGCTTTTTTTGATAAGCGTTCCAAATTTGTTCATTATCAACCACGTACATTGATTATGAATAACCTGGAATACGATCATGCCGATATTTTTCCGGATCTGGCCGCGATCCAGCGACAGTTTCATCACCTGAATCGCTTGGTGCCGGGTAATGGCCTGTTGATCCGTCCGGCTGATGTGCCTGCACTGGATGAGGTGGTTGCTATGGGCTGTTGGAGTGAGCGGCAACTCACGGGGCTGCATGGGCAAACCGAGTGGTCGGCACATTTGTTGCAATCGGATGGTAGTCATTTTGCTGTATACCATCAGGGGGTAAAGCTAGGTGAAGTTAATTGGTCATTGAGTGGTGATCACAACGTCATGAATGGCCTGAATGCGTTGGTGGCGGCACGTCATGTCGGAGTGCTGCCCTCTCAGGCTATACAGGCGCTGAGTGAGTTTTCCGGCGTCAAACGGCGTATGGAGCTGCTTGGGCAGGTCGGTGGCGTGAGTGTGTATGATGATTTTGCTCACCATCCCACTGCTATTGCAACTACCCTGGCAGGGCTGCGTGCTCAGATCGGTGATGCGCCGCTGGTAGCGGTTATTGAGCCTCGCTCCAATACCATGCGTCTGGGCTCACATAGCGACAGGCTAATGGCATCCACTGAACAGGCTGACCAGGTATACTGGTATCAGCCTCCAGCGATGGACTGGTCCCTTGAGTCACTTGCCGCTGACTGTCCGGTGCCCTCGGAAGTTTGCGATGATATAGATCAACTGGTTGAGAAACTGGTGCGGCAGGCTCGACCAGGCATGCATCTGGTGATCATGTCCAATGGCGGCTTTGGTGGTATTCATGCTAAACTTTTGAGCGCTCTTAAGGAGCAGCCGTATGACTGA
- a CDS encoding flavin prenyltransferase UbiX has product MTDAFKGRVTLALTGASGAQYGLRLLQCLLQADYQVLMMVSKAAQVVVATETDINLPGTPDAQQAFLSVHYQAQPGQLRVFGREQWLAPVASGSGAPSAMVVCPCSTGSLSAIATGASNNLIERAADVALKERRQLILVPREAPYSTIHLEHMLKLSQQGVVILPASPGFYHRPDSVEAMIDFVVARILNQLGIEQALLPRWGETLL; this is encoded by the coding sequence ATGACTGATGCGTTTAAAGGACGGGTAACGCTGGCCCTGACTGGAGCCTCCGGTGCGCAGTATGGTTTGCGGCTGTTGCAATGTCTGTTGCAGGCTGACTATCAAGTGTTGATGATGGTTTCCAAAGCGGCTCAGGTGGTTGTTGCAACCGAAACTGATATCAATCTACCCGGTACGCCTGACGCTCAGCAGGCTTTTTTGTCAGTACACTATCAAGCACAACCGGGCCAGTTGCGAGTGTTTGGTCGTGAGCAGTGGCTGGCGCCTGTAGCTTCGGGCTCAGGTGCACCGTCTGCTATGGTGGTTTGTCCCTGCAGTACCGGCAGCTTGTCGGCTATAGCAACGGGCGCCAGTAATAATTTAATTGAGCGGGCCGCCGATGTCGCTCTGAAAGAGCGGCGGCAACTGATTCTGGTGCCTCGCGAGGCACCCTATTCCACTATTCATTTGGAGCATATGCTGAAACTATCTCAGCAGGGGGTTGTGATTCTGCCGGCTTCGCCCGGTTTTTATCATCGACCAGACAGTGTTGAAGCTATGATCGACTTTGTAGTCGCTCGTATTCTGAATCAATTGGGCATTGAGCAGGCGTTGCTGCCGCGCTGGGGAGAAACGCTTTTATGA
- the tsaB gene encoding tRNA (adenosine(37)-N6)-threonylcarbamoyltransferase complex dimerization subunit type 1 TsaB yields MTRILALDTSTDACSVALMDGQSVREDFRIEPRRHTHLLLPMVDALLAESGIRVQDLDAIAFGRGPGSFAGIRIATGAAQGLALAADLPLIPVSTLSALALDATDRYPEAIVLAALDARMDEVYWSVCARKGDGIQVLQAEAVSPPSVIRLNEFEQTLVAVGSGLRYLQQMHSASIKQFQTVDSECYPHAASMLRLAAIDLQAGSTLAPEDAQPVYLRDQVAWKKRDQ; encoded by the coding sequence ATGACACGAATACTGGCTCTGGACACCTCAACAGATGCGTGTTCTGTGGCGCTAATGGACGGGCAATCGGTGCGCGAGGATTTTCGCATCGAGCCGCGTCGGCATACGCACCTGTTGCTGCCCATGGTGGATGCACTACTGGCTGAATCAGGAATACGCGTCCAGGATCTTGATGCGATTGCCTTCGGGCGGGGCCCCGGCTCTTTTGCGGGTATCCGTATCGCGACGGGTGCTGCGCAAGGTCTGGCTTTGGCCGCTGACTTACCCCTGATTCCTGTTTCAACACTCAGTGCACTGGCGTTGGACGCAACAGATCGTTACCCTGAGGCTATCGTATTGGCGGCACTGGACGCACGTATGGATGAAGTTTACTGGTCGGTCTGTGCTCGTAAAGGTGATGGTATTCAAGTGCTGCAAGCTGAGGCCGTGTCACCTCCGTCAGTGATACGGCTTAATGAGTTCGAGCAGACTTTGGTTGCTGTGGGGAGTGGTTTGCGTTATCTACAGCAAATGCACTCCGCAAGCATTAAGCAGTTCCAAACAGTGGACAGTGAATGCTATCCTCACGCCGCCAGTATGTTGAGACTGGCGGCGATAGACTTGCAGGCAGGTAGTACTCTGGCTCCAGAGGATGCACAGCCTGTTTACCTCAGAGATCAAGTTGCCTGGAAAAAGAGGGATCAATAA
- a CDS encoding undecaprenyl-diphosphate phosphatase, translated as MPISEWIQVAVLALIQGLSEFLPISSSAHLILPAQLLNWEDQGLAFDVGVHLGTLCAVLVYFRHDLARMFFAWVESIQGRHSADGTLSWLVILATIPAVIAGFLFVGWVETWGRSILVIAATTLLFAAVMGWADMQRKEQRDIGHLKVRDAIWIGLAQAVALIPGTSRSGATITAALMLGFDRASAARFSFLLSIPVTIGACVMMATRITSGQSILPLEMLFTGAVIAAISAWTCIHLFLKWIARIGMMPFVIYRLVLGVVLLLVYFNLPELA; from the coding sequence ATGCCTATTAGTGAATGGATTCAGGTTGCCGTACTGGCTTTAATACAGGGTTTGTCAGAGTTCCTGCCGATTTCCAGTTCTGCGCATCTGATCCTGCCGGCTCAATTACTTAATTGGGAAGACCAGGGGTTAGCATTTGATGTCGGTGTGCATTTAGGTACGCTGTGTGCGGTGCTGGTGTATTTTCGCCATGATCTGGCGCGAATGTTCTTCGCCTGGGTGGAGTCTATCCAGGGGCGCCATAGTGCGGACGGGACTTTAAGTTGGTTGGTTATTCTCGCTACGATACCGGCGGTGATTGCCGGATTCTTGTTTGTCGGCTGGGTTGAAACCTGGGGTCGCTCAATACTGGTGATTGCAGCGACAACCTTGCTGTTTGCTGCGGTAATGGGATGGGCTGATATGCAGCGTAAAGAGCAGCGTGATATAGGTCATCTGAAAGTCAGGGATGCTATCTGGATAGGTCTGGCACAGGCCGTGGCGTTGATCCCGGGTACTTCGCGTTCCGGAGCGACGATTACCGCTGCTCTGATGCTCGGTTTTGATCGCGCCTCAGCTGCACGCTTTTCATTCTTGCTTTCTATACCCGTGACGATCGGGGCTTGTGTGATGATGGCCACCCGAATTACGTCAGGTCAGAGTATTCTGCCATTGGAGATGCTGTTTACCGGTGCGGTAATTGCCGCAATCAGTGCCTGGACATGTATCCATCTGTTTCTGAAGTGGATAGCCCGTATAGGTATGATGCCTTTTGTGATCTATAGGCTGGTGCTTGGCGTCGTGTTGCTATTAGTTTATTTTAACTTGCCCGAGCTGGCTTAG
- a CDS encoding class I SAM-dependent methyltransferase translates to MQLDQALLACGWQEPAFAARAELLAAQLKVPVVQVVSLQDLPFAYLLLCDASGLALQMCGKKPPGPVRADFVSGAVAHRRQFGGGQGQMIAKACGIAKGIRPSVADVTAGLGRDAFVLASLGCQVQMVERSALVHLLLDDGLVRAAEHPDLQNIIARMALVHSDALDWLGHQARLPASERPQVVYLDPMFPHREKAALVKKEMLLFRDLVGDDADADGLLDAALAIAQCRVVVKRPRKAPCLMEHEPAYRLEGKSSRYDIYSLKKLF, encoded by the coding sequence GTGCAATTAGATCAAGCCTTGCTCGCCTGTGGCTGGCAGGAGCCTGCCTTTGCTGCCCGAGCTGAACTTCTGGCTGCTCAGCTTAAGGTGCCTGTGGTTCAGGTAGTGTCTTTGCAGGATCTACCCTTCGCTTACCTGTTGCTTTGTGATGCATCGGGCCTTGCCTTGCAGATGTGTGGTAAAAAACCTCCGGGGCCAGTACGGGCTGATTTTGTCAGTGGTGCCGTGGCGCATCGTCGTCAATTTGGCGGCGGTCAGGGACAGATGATTGCCAAGGCTTGTGGCATCGCCAAAGGTATTCGGCCGAGTGTGGCTGACGTCACTGCGGGTCTGGGACGTGATGCGTTTGTGTTGGCAAGCCTTGGCTGTCAGGTGCAGATGGTCGAGCGCTCTGCGCTGGTACATCTGTTGTTGGACGATGGACTGGTGCGTGCAGCTGAGCATCCTGATCTGCAGAATATTATCGCACGCATGGCTTTGGTGCATTCGGATGCTTTGGACTGGCTAGGTCACCAGGCCAGGTTGCCAGCATCTGAACGACCGCAGGTGGTTTATCTCGACCCCATGTTTCCACATCGGGAAAAAGCAGCGCTGGTCAAGAAAGAGATGTTGCTATTCAGGGATTTGGTGGGTGATGATGCTGATGCCGATGGATTGCTGGACGCGGCACTGGCGATAGCCCAGTGCCGTGTTGTGGTGAAGCGCCCACGTAAAGCCCCTTGTCTGATGGAGCATGAACCCGCCTATCGGCTGGAAGGAAAAAGCAGTCGTTACGATATTTATAGTCTGAAAAAACTCTTCTAA
- a CDS encoding 1-acyl-sn-glycerol-3-phosphate acyltransferase encodes MTIRTTIYRLLLKLLIRDRVTGSGILNQHPDTIYVLEKPFTADRLILENRFRKLHSNYRAEQLTAVDNQNPEALRLQIENLTALQRNEPDRDIRLQPVMVLAGHMPANDKPLFRSSLSESWASSGSALRLFKLLINGRSTLVRIDEPLVLSDLIKPGISDSEVARRAVWVLRTHFQRCRQAILGPDLSHRRTLMQQVLDAADVGQAITEAALRQGISPLKMERQLTEVLSKIMADFNPPTARILNRLISFLLGRLFSRINIQGTEQIQQLALTHNLVYLPCHRSHLDYILLSWLLYRHGLMVPHVVAGDNLDMPLIGNLLRRGGAIFMRRRFRDDPLYTTVFRRYMILMMHRGHSIEYFMEGGRSRSGRLLSPKAGLLKMTLEAWTQDPARPIALIPVAISYDRLVEGRSYQHELSGAGKVRENLLSTIKSLRILFQRYGEVSISFAQPIKLEQHPDTSLDLQVHHLSQQVMERINDTFMPSQISLIASLLLSAPGQQMREADLLVRLEELSRLLKQSGSNLPNSPPGDWIKAAVQRKQITRGQNAVSLSPEQATELTFYRNMLIHKLIIPGLVLLFQRRLRHSGTSTQTRLIRALYPYIRAELSLPDPHQNQDLLLIRKTRENLIQQQLMSTVDTSPPPLSAHLIRLAEPVLLRQYLLIRVLVQLQQTTETELMETTRELALHLHQEYGYAAPEYADRRVFEDITTQLLNQGLILGETDKLTPAHQLSSLIRLGKKLLPDSLINKADNWLTKGRLV; translated from the coding sequence ATGACAATCCGCACCACAATCTACCGTTTACTGCTGAAGCTCCTGATCCGTGATCGGGTAACCGGCAGCGGCATATTAAATCAGCATCCGGACACCATCTATGTGTTGGAAAAACCCTTCACAGCAGACAGATTGATACTGGAAAACCGCTTCAGAAAACTGCACAGCAATTACCGTGCAGAGCAATTGACAGCCGTAGACAATCAGAATCCCGAGGCACTGCGCCTGCAGATCGAGAATCTCACCGCACTGCAACGTAATGAACCAGACCGCGATATTCGCCTGCAACCGGTCATGGTGCTGGCAGGCCACATGCCGGCTAATGACAAGCCATTGTTCCGATCATCCCTGTCTGAAAGCTGGGCCAGCAGCGGCAGCGCTCTGCGCTTATTTAAACTGTTGATCAATGGTCGCTCCACCCTGGTTCGCATTGATGAACCCCTGGTATTAAGCGACTTAATTAAACCCGGCATCAGTGACAGCGAGGTTGCCCGACGAGCAGTCTGGGTTTTGCGGACACATTTTCAGCGCTGTCGCCAGGCCATTCTTGGCCCGGACCTCTCACACCGCCGCACCCTGATGCAGCAGGTGCTTGACGCAGCAGATGTTGGCCAGGCCATTACTGAAGCCGCCCTGCGCCAGGGTATCTCACCGCTGAAAATGGAACGGCAACTGACCGAAGTCCTCAGCAAGATCATGGCTGACTTCAACCCACCCACTGCTCGAATCCTTAATCGCTTGATCAGTTTTTTGCTCGGACGCCTGTTCAGCCGCATCAATATTCAAGGCACAGAACAGATTCAGCAACTGGCGCTGACCCACAACCTCGTTTATCTGCCCTGCCACCGCAGCCATCTTGACTACATTCTGCTGTCCTGGTTGCTCTATCGTCATGGCCTGATGGTGCCCCACGTTGTTGCCGGTGACAATCTGGATATGCCACTTATTGGCAATCTACTGCGCCGTGGCGGGGCTATATTTATGCGCCGCCGCTTCCGTGATGACCCGCTGTATACCACCGTATTCAGGCGCTATATGATTCTAATGATGCACCGTGGTCATAGCATAGAATATTTCATGGAGGGCGGTCGTAGCCGTAGTGGACGCTTACTCTCGCCCAAAGCTGGACTCCTTAAAATGACCCTGGAAGCCTGGACACAAGACCCTGCCCGCCCCATAGCACTCATTCCGGTTGCCATCAGCTACGACCGGCTGGTAGAGGGCCGCAGCTATCAGCACGAGCTGTCAGGCGCCGGTAAGGTTCGGGAAAACCTTCTGAGTACGATCAAATCATTACGTATCCTGTTTCAGCGCTATGGTGAAGTAAGCATCAGTTTTGCCCAACCCATCAAACTCGAACAACACCCGGACACCTCACTGGATCTACAGGTTCATCATTTGAGCCAACAAGTGATGGAACGTATTAATGATACGTTTATGCCATCACAAATCTCTCTGATCGCCAGCCTGCTACTCTCTGCGCCTGGACAGCAAATGCGGGAAGCCGACCTGCTGGTACGGCTGGAAGAACTCAGCAGGCTACTCAAACAAAGTGGCTCAAACTTACCCAACAGCCCTCCCGGAGACTGGATCAAAGCTGCGGTACAGCGCAAACAAATTACCCGGGGACAGAATGCCGTTTCCTTGTCGCCAGAACAGGCCACCGAGCTCACTTTTTATCGTAACATGCTGATACACAAGCTGATTATACCTGGCCTGGTGTTGCTGTTTCAGCGCCGCTTACGCCACTCTGGCACCAGCACACAAACTCGCCTTATCAGAGCACTTTATCCTTATATCCGCGCAGAACTAAGCCTTCCTGATCCACATCAGAATCAGGATCTGCTACTGATCCGAAAAACCCGTGAAAACCTAATTCAACAACAACTTATGTCGACTGTAGATACATCGCCACCACCGCTGAGTGCACACTTGATACGCCTCGCAGAACCGGTATTGTTACGTCAATATTTACTTATACGGGTACTTGTTCAACTGCAGCAAACGACCGAGACAGAGCTGATGGAAACCACCCGCGAACTGGCTCTGCACTTGCATCAGGAATATGGCTATGCGGCACCGGAATATGCCGACCGAAGAGTATTTGAAGACATCACAACGCAACTGCTCAATCAGGGCCTGATACTGGGAGAGACGGATAAATTAACGCCGGCTCACCAACTCAGTAGCTTGATACGGCTGGGTAAAAAGCTCCTACCGGATAGTCTGATAAACAAAGCGGATAACTGGCTGACTAAAGGACGACTGGTTTAG
- a CDS encoding SlyX family protein has protein sequence MSDSTPLHNLEARVAFQEEAIDQLSNTLARQELDLEKMSRMIHHLSQRIKELSDGNPLGEDNQPPPHY, from the coding sequence ATGTCAGATTCAACGCCGCTACACAACCTGGAAGCCCGTGTCGCCTTTCAGGAAGAGGCCATAGATCAGCTCAGCAACACCTTAGCCAGACAGGAACTGGATCTGGAAAAAATGTCGCGCATGATTCATCATCTCAGTCAACGGATCAAAGAACTCAGTGACGGCAACCCGCTGGGTGAAGATAACCAGCCACCCCCGCACTATTGA
- a CDS encoding cold-shock protein — MSGNQLIKTIIFAVIVAAGAGLAQAYSGNLWVVTAVAFVLALIAGFILSASVSLGSVSQSTRPANAQLDDEDDDYISENDDREAGSVKWFNVSKGFGFITRENGDDVFVHFRNIRGRGHRSLNEGQRVKFYVRQSDKGLQAEDVSILRD; from the coding sequence ATGAGTGGTAATCAATTGATAAAAACGATCATTTTTGCTGTTATTGTCGCAGCCGGTGCCGGTCTTGCACAGGCGTATTCAGGTAATCTGTGGGTTGTTACTGCGGTTGCTTTTGTGTTGGCACTGATTGCTGGCTTTATACTGAGTGCATCTGTCAGTTTAGGGTCTGTTTCTCAATCCACTCGTCCGGCTAATGCCCAGTTGGATGATGAGGACGATGACTATATCAGTGAGAATGACGACCGTGAAGCGGGTAGTGTTAAGTGGTTTAATGTGTCTAAAGGCTTTGGTTTCATCACCCGTGAAAATGGTGATGATGTCTTCGTACATTTTAGAAATATCCGCGGACGGGGTCATCGTTCATTGAATGAGGGTCAGCGAGTTAAGTTCTATGTGCGTCAAAGCGATAAGGGCTTGCAGGCTGAAGACGTATCCATTTTGCGTGATTGA
- a CDS encoding M48 family metallopeptidase — translation MSAILPHAKRQQAGFYITLLLLLLLSGCTTSPTGRSQFTMFSEQQMASIGQANFEQMKQEEKIYRHSPTQNYVQCVSNALFAVSGTPGSWEVVVFDDDSPNAFALPGQKIGVYRGMFSVADTPARLAAVIGHEIAHVQARHGNERASSNLATQMGLTLASAALATQDGSDARIMAALGLGAQVGILLPFSRQHESEADLIGLDLMARAGFDPRESITLWENMRSKASNNSIEFLSTHPGHASRIRSLQNAMPTALQTYQAALRQGRRPQCSAP, via the coding sequence ATGTCAGCAATACTTCCCCATGCCAAACGTCAACAGGCAGGCTTTTACATTACGCTCTTGCTGCTCCTGCTATTGAGCGGCTGCACAACCTCGCCCACCGGACGCTCACAATTCACCATGTTCAGTGAGCAGCAGATGGCCAGTATTGGCCAGGCTAACTTCGAGCAAATGAAGCAAGAAGAAAAAATTTATCGCCATTCGCCGACACAGAACTACGTACAATGTGTTTCAAATGCACTTTTCGCCGTCAGTGGCACTCCAGGCAGCTGGGAAGTCGTAGTGTTTGACGATGACAGTCCAAACGCCTTCGCGCTACCTGGTCAGAAAATTGGCGTCTATCGCGGCATGTTCAGCGTAGCGGACACCCCCGCCAGACTCGCCGCGGTTATCGGTCACGAAATTGCACATGTACAGGCAAGGCATGGTAACGAGCGCGCCAGCTCAAACCTGGCAACGCAAATGGGGCTGACTCTGGCAAGTGCGGCTCTAGCAACTCAGGATGGATCGGATGCCCGCATTATGGCGGCATTGGGGCTGGGAGCTCAAGTGGGCATTTTGCTGCCCTTCTCCCGTCAACATGAGTCTGAAGCCGACCTGATCGGACTGGACTTAATGGCCAGAGCGGGATTTGATCCGCGTGAAAGCATCACACTGTGGGAAAATATGCGCAGCAAAGCCAGCAACAACTCGATCGAATTTTTGTCTACGCATCCAGGGCACGCTTCTCGCATTCGCTCTTTGCAGAATGCTATGCCAACTGCATTACAAACCTATCAAGCCGCTTTACGCCAAGGTCGACGTCCCCAGTGCTCTGCACCATGA
- a CDS encoding anthranilate synthase component II, with product MLLVIDNYDSFTWNLVRYLRELGQTVEVVRNDKITLSGIADRSPDCLLISPGPCTPTEAGISVAAIEHFAGRIPVLGVCLGHQSIGQAFGGQVIRARQVMHGKTSAVYHAGQGVFRGLPNPFQVARYHSLVLDPDCLPACLEVTAWTQHDDGRRDEIMAVRHNYLAVEGVQFHPEAILTQQGHALLANFLQQPVAAVS from the coding sequence ATGCTGCTAGTGATCGATAACTATGACAGTTTTACCTGGAACCTGGTGCGCTACCTGCGTGAACTGGGTCAGACGGTTGAGGTGGTTCGTAATGATAAAATCACCCTGTCGGGCATTGCGGATCGTTCACCTGACTGTCTGTTGATTTCACCCGGACCCTGCACCCCGACCGAAGCGGGTATTTCTGTGGCTGCGATAGAGCACTTTGCTGGTCGAATACCCGTACTTGGGGTTTGTCTCGGGCATCAGAGTATTGGACAAGCCTTCGGTGGACAAGTTATACGGGCGCGGCAGGTGATGCATGGTAAAACATCAGCTGTATATCATGCCGGTCAAGGTGTGTTTCGGGGGTTGCCCAATCCATTTCAGGTTGCCCGTTACCATTCACTGGTATTGGATCCTGATTGTTTGCCAGCTTGCCTGGAAGTGACGGCCTGGACACAGCATGATGACGGGCGAAGGGATGAAATTATGGCAGTCAGACATAACTATCTGGCTGTTGAAGGTGTGCAGTTTCACCCTGAAGCTATTTTGACGCAGCAGGGGCACGCGCTACTGGCCAATTTTCTACAGCAGCCTGTTGCTGCTGTTTCCTGA
- the trpD gene encoding anthranilate phosphoribosyltransferase has product MHIQEALSWVVDHLDLSRAQMVDVMRQIMTGQCNEAQMGAFLVALRMKSESIDEIAGAAQVMRELATPVKPESPNLVDIVGTGGDGANLFNISSASAFVASAAGACVAKHGNRAVSSSSGSADLLEAAGVNLNLDAVQVAACIDQVGVGFMFAPAHHGAMRHAIGVRKALGIRTIFNILGPMTNPAGVKRLVIGVFSKPLCRPMAEVMQQLGAEQVMVVHADDGLDEISLATATHVAELKDGFIIEYSITPEKLGVNSQSLIGLEVDTALDSLNLIRAAFSGDMSPIAEKARSIIALNAGAAIWLAGEAESHKAGVARAMELMLNGCALKKMEALAHFSQQYVKAGS; this is encoded by the coding sequence ATGCATATACAAGAAGCACTGAGCTGGGTAGTGGATCACTTGGATCTCAGTCGTGCGCAGATGGTGGATGTCATGCGTCAGATCATGACCGGTCAGTGTAATGAAGCGCAGATGGGTGCTTTCCTGGTGGCTTTGCGCATGAAAAGTGAATCGATTGATGAAATTGCCGGTGCCGCGCAGGTGATGCGCGAACTGGCAACACCAGTTAAGCCTGAGTCGCCGAATCTGGTGGACATTGTGGGTACTGGTGGTGATGGTGCCAATCTGTTCAACATTTCTTCTGCTTCGGCCTTCGTGGCTTCAGCGGCGGGTGCCTGTGTAGCCAAACATGGTAATCGTGCCGTTTCCTCCAGTAGCGGCAGTGCCGATTTGTTGGAAGCCGCTGGCGTCAATCTGAATCTGGATGCCGTTCAGGTTGCGGCCTGTATAGATCAGGTTGGGGTGGGCTTTATGTTTGCGCCTGCGCATCATGGAGCGATGCGTCATGCTATAGGTGTGCGTAAGGCCTTGGGTATCCGGACAATCTTCAATATTCTGGGGCCTATGACCAATCCGGCAGGTGTTAAGCGGCTGGTTATTGGGGTATTCAGTAAGCCCTTGTGTCGTCCGATGGCGGAAGTGATGCAGCAGTTGGGCGCCGAGCAGGTGATGGTAGTGCATGCTGATGATGGCTTGGATGAGATCAGTCTGGCTACGGCGACGCATGTGGCTGAGTTGAAAGATGGATTTATAATCGAGTACAGCATTACACCGGAAAAACTGGGCGTTAATAGTCAGAGTCTGATCGGGCTGGAAGTTGACACGGCCCTGGATTCGTTGAACCTGATACGTGCGGCTTTTTCCGGAGATATGTCGCCTATAGCTGAAAAAGCACGGTCAATTATTGCATTAAATGCCGGCGCCGCCATCTGGCTGGCCGGAGAGGCTGAGTCTCATAAAGCGGGTGTTGCCAGGGCGATGGAACTTATGTTGAATGGTTGTGCATTGAAAAAAATGGAAGCACTGGCGCACTTCAGTCAGCAGTATGTTAAGGCAGGCTCATGA
- the trpC gene encoding indole-3-glycerol phosphate synthase TrpC, whose translation MNATPTILKKIIARKHEEVAERLAQISIAQLQARIEAQRGSETDPRGFVAALEAAIEQGRAAIIAEAKKASPSKGVIREDFDPAAIARSYAAAGASCLSVLTDQDFFMGSDRNLQLARAACALPVIRKDFIVDPYQIYEARALGADCILLIVAALSDVQLRELSDLTQQLGMDVLVEVHGADELQRALPLNTRLLGINNRDLHSFDVTLNNTFDLLESIPADRLVVTESGINTPDDVAQMRERGVQGFLVGEAFMRATDPGEKLRALFD comes from the coding sequence ATGAACGCGACTCCTACTATTTTGAAAAAAATTATTGCCCGTAAACATGAAGAGGTTGCGGAGCGGCTCGCGCAAATTTCTATTGCGCAGCTACAAGCGCGTATTGAGGCGCAACGTGGCAGTGAAACTGATCCGCGGGGTTTTGTAGCGGCACTGGAAGCGGCTATTGAGCAAGGGCGTGCGGCCATCATAGCCGAGGCTAAGAAAGCGAGTCCGTCCAAAGGTGTTATTCGTGAAGATTTTGATCCGGCTGCGATCGCCCGAAGTTATGCTGCGGCAGGTGCCAGTTGTTTATCGGTACTGACGGATCAGGACTTTTTTATGGGATCGGACCGTAATCTGCAGTTGGCTCGGGCAGCCTGTGCCTTGCCGGTAATCCGCAAGGACTTTATTGTCGATCCCTATCAGATCTATGAAGCTCGGGCGTTAGGTGCTGACTGTATTCTGTTAATCGTTGCCGCGTTGAGTGACGTACAGTTGCGTGAGCTATCTGATCTGACGCAGCAGTTGGGAATGGATGTGCTGGTTGAAGTCCATGGGGCTGATGAATTACAGCGAGCTTTGCCGTTGAATACCCGTCTGTTAGGTATTAATAACCGGGATCTGCATAGTTTCGATGTGACGCTGAATAATACCTTTGATCTGCTAGAGTCTATTCCGGCAGATCGTCTGGTGGTTACTGAAAGTGGTATCAATACACCTGATGATGTGGCGCAAATGCGCGAGCGTGGCGTACAAGGCTTTCTGGTTGGGGAGGCATTTATGCGTGCCACCGATCCAGGCGAAAAACTACGGGCGCTGTTTGACTGA